ATCGCCGTGCCGGTGGAGGCCCGCCCGGGATCGGGCGTGGTGGTGCGGCCGATCACCGGGGCGCGGGCGGCGCGCACCCTGGCCCTGCTGTGGCGGCCGGCCTCGCCGCGCTCGCGCGATTACCGCCTGCTCGCCGATGCCATCGGCACGGCGATCACCGGCGCCCTCAGTGATGCCGGTCGGCAATTGGCCGGTCAAAGGAAGGAGGCAAAGGAGGCGTAGGCTGCGGAAAGCCAAGCCGACGGGGGAGGGGGGCTTGCGCCGCCTTGTTGATCGGTGATTGATCGGCGGCGGCGATGGGGGCAAAGTTGATCGGGCCCGAGGAGCTTATCAAGACCGACGAACTCAAGACCGACGAGGAGTAAGCCCGGTGAGCGTTCCCCAATCCGCGTTGTCGACGGCGAATGACGACCTGGCCAATGGCCCCTTGTCCAATAGTTCGGTGCGCCGGGTGATCGATGCCCTGGCCGCCGGCGGGTCAAATACCCGGGTGGTGGCTTTGACCGATACGGCGCGCAGCGCCCAAGACGCCGCCCAGGCCCTGGGAACCGAGCTTGGCGCCATCGTCAAATCGCTGGTTTTCGTGATCGGTGACCAACCGGTGATGGCCCTGGTGGCCGGCGATCGTCAGGCCGATACCGCGGCCCTGCCCGGTTGTCTCGGGCTGGAGGGGCGCTGCAAACGCGCCGATGCCGAAGTGGTGCGCGCCGCCACCGGCTTTGCCATCGGCGGTGTCGCCCCGCTTGGCCATCCCGCCGCGCTGCCCATCGCCTTGGATGCCTCGCTTGGCCGCTTTCCTACGGTTTTCGCCGCCGCCGGCCACCCCCATTGCGTTTTCCCAACCACCCTTGACGAACTGGCGCGGCTGACCGGCGGGGTGGTTGACGCGCGGATTGCGAAAAACCCGTAATTATCGGCTGTCGATCCCTTGACGGCGCCGTTGCGGACTGCTATTTCCTCCTCCCTCGCGCGGGGGCTAGCCGCCCCGCGATGACTGGCACCGGAGTGGTGGGTGAGTGGCTGAAACCAGCGGTTTGCTAAACCGCCATACTGGGAAACCGGTATCGAGGGTTCGAATCCCTCCTACTCCGCCAGTGCCTTGTTTTTCCTCATTATTTTTGATTTTTGACAGGCAAAAGCGGCGCTAGGCCGCCCTTGCCTGTGGCGGCTTGTGTGCCGTTTTCCCGTCTTTAATGCCAGGAAGACCGGACTAAAGAACGCCTAGGAAAGCCAAAATGACGGAAACTCAGGCGTTTTTTTCGGCCAACCGGATGAATTGGGATGATCGGGCCGCTATCCATATCCGGGACGAGACCCAGTTCTATGGCATCGACGCGTTGGTCGCCGGGGCCAACGCTCTGACGCCGATTGAAATCAGCGAGCTTGGCGATGTCGGCGGGCTCCGCGTCGCCCATTTCCAGTGCCACATCGGCACCGACACCCTTTCGGTGAAGCGGATGGGGGCCGCCGAGGTTGTCGGGCTTGATTTTTCGCCGGCCGCGCTCGGCCATGCCCGGGATCTGGCGAAGCGCGCCGGTCTGGATGCCGCGTTTGTCGAGGGCTCTGTCTATGATGCGCCGTCTTTGCTGGGCGGCGGCTTTGATCTGGTCTTCACCAGTTGGGGCACGATTTGCTGGCTGGACGACCTTGGCAAATGGGCGCGCGCCATCGCCGGCGTGCTGCGCGTCGGCGGCCGGCTTTATTTCGCCGATACGCATCCCTTTGCGCTGATGATGGAGGCCGGGGAGAATGGGGCCTTGCGTCAGGTCTTCGACTACGAAACGCCCCCGGAAAGCCCGCTGATCTTTGATGACGAAACAAGCTATGACGGCTCGGAAGCGCTAATAAAAAACGCCCGCACCTATGAATGGCAGCATTCCGTTTCCGATATCCTGAACGCCCTGATCCAGGCCGGGATCAGCATCGACTTCGTGAACGAGCACGATGCGTTGCCCTGGGAAATATACAAAGGCATGGAGAAGGGGCCAGACCGCCTGTTTCGCATGAAAGACGGGCAGGGGAAGACGCCCTTGGCCTTGTCGATCGGCGGAACCCTGCGCCAAGCGCCCGCTTTGTAACAGCACGGCCCCTGAAACAGCATCAGAACAGCAAAAGCGGGTCTGCCCCCCTTTTTCTTTTTTTCTCGGGACGGAAGGCCGGGGATGCCCTCTCGGGGCGCGGTTGTGCTCCGCGCCTGTGCGCTGGCGCCCCCCCCTTGATGCTCAAGCTAGGGAGTCACGGGGAGGATTTCGCCCTGTCCTCGCGGAGCGCCGCCCATGACAAAAGCGCGTCAAGGGCCGGGCAAAGCGCCTGTCCCCAGTCCGTCAGGCAGTATTCGACCTTCGGCGGCACCTGATGGTGAACGATGCGGCGCACGATACCGTCCCTCTCCATCTGGCGAAGCTGCTGAATCAGCATCTTTTGCGACACGGCCGGGATGGCGCGCTCAAGGTCGGAAAATCGCAGGACAGCGCCGCCGAACAGGTGGAACAAGATGATCAGCTTCCAGCGGCCTTCAAGCAGCTTCAGCACAGTCTCGACGCCTTCGGCCGCCGTCTCGCGCGTGTAGCCGGAGCCCTTACCTTCGGGTGAGTACCTTACTTTTTTGTCTGTTCTTGTCATTTGCTCAGGCTAAGGCGATTTATGCCCCGGGACAACACAAACCGGAGACCTGTCATGCCGATCCCTCTGCCAGGGCCGGTCGCGGCCTATTTCGCCGCCGACCACAATGATGGCGATCTCGTCGCCTTATGCTTCACGGAGAACGCCGTCGTGGTCGATGAGCGCCAGACCCATACGGGCCGCGATGCCATCCGCGCATGGCAGGCGGAAGCCTCGGCGAAAGTCAGCTACACCGTTGATCCTTTTGCAGTTAGCGAGGAAGGCGGGCGCACCGTGGTAAGCGGCCGTGTCGCGGGGGATTTCCCCGGTAGCCCGGTCGATCTGCGCTATGCGTTCGTTGTGGACGGCGACAAGATCGCCCGCTTGGAGATCACGGGATGAGCTTCGATCTCGGTTTGAGCGGCGCCCGCGCCCTGGTGACGGGTGGAACGAAGGGGATCGGTGCGGCCGTGGTCGGTGCGCTGCGCGATGCGGGCGTGCGCGTGGTCACCACCGCGCGCCGTGTGCCGGCCAACCCGGCGGACCCGGCGAACCCTGTCCACTGCCTCGCCGCCGACATGACCACCGCCGAGGGCTGTGACGCGGTAGCGAAATACGCGATCGATCGTCTCGGCGGCGTGGACATTATCGTGCATGTGGTCGGCGGTTCGTCGGCCCCCGCCGGCGGGTTCGCCGCCCTGGACGATGCCGAATGGTCGAGGGCCCTGAACTGGAACCTGATGCCGGCCGTCCGTCTTGACCGTGCGCTTCTGCCGGGAATGATCGCGCGGGGCGCGGGGGTGATCGTGCATATCACCTCGATCCAGACCCGTCTGCCGCTTCCAGAATCGACGACGGCCTATGCCGCCGCCAAGGCGGCGCTTGCCTCCTACAGCAAGAGCCTGTCGAAGGAGGTCGCCGCGAAGGGCATCCGTGTGGTGCGGGTTTCTCCGGGCTGGGTAGAGACCGAGGCGGCGGTTGCCATGGCTGAGCGGCTGGCCGAACAGGCCGGCACCGACTACGCGGGCGGCAAGCAGATCATCATGAAGGCGCTCGGCGGCATCCCGCTCGGCCGACCGGCCAAGCCGACCGAGGTCGCCGATCTGGTCGCCTTCGTCGTCTCCCCGCGCGCCGGCGCGGTGACGGGCACGGAGTTCGTCATCGATGGCGGAACGGTGCCGACCGTTTGACGGACCTTTGTTTAGGCCCATCGCAAAAAGGGTCCCCCGCCGAGCGCCGCGCCCCCGGCACATCCCGAGCACTCTCAGCCAGAGTGCGGCGATGATGTGCTGGGCGATCAAGATCTGAGAGCGATGAGCGGATTCCCCGCTCACCGCTTTAGGGGAAAACGGCGATCCATGGCGATGACTCGCGCGGGCATCGGCACGATATGCCCGACGGGATCAGCGGCGGGCTGGCCCCAGGTGACGATGACCCTGACCGGAGACTCCGGCCGCAGGGTCAGGACCAAATAGGGGCCGCCTCCGTTCTGGGGGGCTTCTCCCGATCGGTCAAACAATGTCGGAGAGCGCCCAATTATCCCGTCAGAAGCTCTCGTGCTTCTGACGGGATAGGCGATTTTGGGCTGAGACAAGATGCATCATAGCGTCATTCGGCAGGCTAGCCCGGCGATCGATACTGAAACGGGACGGTGAATTTATTTATATAATTCAGCGTCTTATATCGTGTCGTGGCGTGGCTTCGGATGCCCTCGGATGGGCCCGAATTATTCCCACTCGATTATTTTTTTTACAAAAAACATTTAAAAAACAAATAGATAAAAAATAAACATTCAGAGATACCATTCAGAATACCATTCTGAACAATTTTTATTCCGTTGCGGTTGCGCCCGCGACCTTGGCGTCAGCGCGCACGTCAAACTCGACCCCAGCAAGGAATGCCACCCTATGGTCGAAGCTATTGCGGATAGCCACAATGTGGTCTGCTCTTGCTTCAGGGGAAAGATGAGCGCGAAGGATGCGCGGTATTGGGGGCTGGGCTTTGAACGATGTCACCGGTTCGGCGGCAGAGCAAAACCAAGAAAGCCGCAAGGGGCTTTATGGCGCGCCTTGGGGAAAATCGAGGGACGGGGAAAGCCATCATCTGGCCCATCACTGCGCCGATGTGGCAGCCTGCTTCGAGGCCATGGCCGCGCTGCCCGGAGTGCGGAGCCGATTGGAACGGGCCGCAGGCGGTCCCCTTTCCGAGGTCGATATCGCCCGCCTTGCCGTTCTGGTTTTCCTTCACGACATAGGCAAGCTGCATCCGGGGTTTCAAGCGAAGGCTTGGCCGGAGGGCTTATGGACGGGGCCCCGGCACGGACATATGCGGGAAGGCGTGGAGATTTTCCAGCACCAAGCCCCCCCGGACATTGTCCGCAGCCTGCATCTGGAAAAGCTGATCGAGTGGGGTGTCGATTGGAATCTGCTTTTCTCCGTCCTTGCCCACCATGGTCGTCCGGTTTCCATGGAAGGAGGACGCCCCCCTTGTTGGCGGGCCGTGGCGAAAGCCGGCTATGACCCTGGTGCGGCTTCGGCTGAAGTCGGCGGTCTCATCCCCCGTTGGTTTGCCGGCGCCTTTGTCCAAGACGGTCGGCCGCTTCCCTCGATGGTGGGGTTTGCCCATCTGTTTTGTGGCTTTGTCTCGCTTGCCGACTGGTTGGGGTCGACAAGGGCGGTCTTCCCGTTCAAGGCCGAGCTTGATGTCGATTACATGGAGAAGGCCCGCAAAAAAGCCGGCGCTGCGGTGGCGGCCATTGGCCTCGATCCCCGCGCCCTCCAGCGTAAGGCGGCGGGGCGGGCCGATTTCGCCACCCTTACCGGCATAGACACCCCACGGCCCCAGCAACAGCTGGTCGGCGCGTTTCCCCTTGCCGAACCCCTTGTCATTCTTGAAGCCGAAACCGGATCGGGCAAGACGGAAGCCGCGTTGTGGCGTTTCGTCCTGCTGTTTGCGGCGGGAAAGGTGGACAGCCTCTATTTCGCCCTCCCCACGCGCGCCGCGGCCATCCAACTCCACGCCCGGGTGAACAAGGCGATGGCGCGGGTCTTTGGCGCCGATGCGCCGGAGGCCGTTCTCGCGGTTCCCGGCTATCTGAAATCCGGGGTGGTTGGCGGGCATGCCCTGCCTGACTGGGGGGTGCGCTGGGATGACGATGGCGGTCTTGACGAGAGCCGCCTTCTGGCCCGGTGGGCGGCGGAAAGCGCCAAACGCCATCTGGCGGCGACCATCGCCGTTGGAACCGTCGATCAGGCCATGCTCGCCGCTTTGCAGGTCAAGCATGCCCATCTCCGGGGGGCCGCCCTTTCGCGCAGCCTGCTAGTAATAGACGAAGTTCATGCCTCTGATCGCTATATGGTTGAAGTACAGACCCATCTGCTCGCCATGCATCTCGGGCACGGTGGTCAGGCCATGCTGATGTCGGCGACGCTGGGATCGCTGGCACGGACGAAGTGGCTGGGGCGCAAGACTTCCCCGTCTTTTGAGGAGGCGGTGGCCACGCCCTATCCGGCCGTTTGGGGCAAGGGAGAGGTCGCGCCGCGCGGGGGGATCGGCAAGGGCGGGGAGAAATCCGTCGCCATCGGGCTTGTTCCGTCGTGGACGGCGGAAACGGCGGCGGCCCTGGCGATCGACGCGGCGCGCTCCGGGGCGCGGGTGCTTGTCGTGCGCAACACCGTGCGGGCGGCGATTTCAACCTTCGACCGGGTCCGGCAAGCCGGCGGCGAGGATTTGTTGCTGACGGTGGCCAAGGGTCCGGCTTTGCATCACGGCCGGTTCGCCCCCGAGGATCGCGCCCTGCTTGATGGGGCGGTGGAGGCGGCCTTGTCTGTTGATCAGGCAACGCGCACACCGGGCGGGCGGATCGTCATCGGAACGCAAACGCTCGAACAAAGCCTTGATATCGATGCCGACTTTCTGATCACGGACCTGTGTCCCGTCGATGTGCTGCTGCAACGCATCGGGCGGTTGCATCGCCATGCCCTGAGCCGGCCGTCCGGCTTCGAGGTCCCCCACTGTCGGGTTCTGATGCCCGAGCAGGGATTGGAGATATTTCTGCCTCCCTTTTTCGAGAACGGGCTGGGGGGATGGGACGAGCGGGGTGTTCTGAACGGCATCTACCGCGACCTCTCCGTGCTTGAACTGACCCGGCGCCTGATCGCGGCTTACCCCGAATGGCGCATCCCGGCGATGAACCGGTTTCTGGTCGAAAGCGCAACCCATCCCGAGCGCATCGAGGCGCTGCATAGGGAACTGGGGCGGCCCTGGGAAACCTATTGGGCCAATGTATGTGGCAAGGACATCGCCGATGCCGGCGCGGCCAGAAACATCGCCCTGCCGATCGGCACGCCCTTCGCCGACATGAGGTACCCAGACCCCGACAAGGAAGAGAGAATCCGCACGAGACTGGGGGCGGAGGGAGCCCGGATTCTTTTTTCCGGCCCGGTCTGCGGCCCCTTCGGAGTCGAGATCAGTGGCGTGACCCTGCCGCCCCCCTGGTCCCATGGGATCGACGGCGGGACGGTGGTGGCGCCGATCGCTTTGGATGGGGTGTTGCATTTCCAAGCCGGAGGGACCAAATTCGAGTACGGACGCCGCGGTACGGTTAGATCTTACAGGTTACTTGAAATATCCTGAGCGGATCCCATATCGTGTTCGATGCCACTTTTGCATGGAGTTCCAATCATGGGGTTCGGTATGTTCACGTGTGTCGAGACGGTCTTCCGGTTGCCGCGATTTTCTGTCGCTTTCCGCCTTCAGGCTGCTGTCGTCTCGACAAAAGCCGACGGGGCCCTGGAAAACTCCTGGGATAGCCCCCTGTATGATCTGACCGACGGTTGTGATCGGCTGACTTCCCCGCACTCGCGGGGCTCTCTCGGTCGGCTGGAGGGGTAGGATGGTCAATCTCCTCCTCCAGCCGCTGATCGATGTCACGCCCTGTGGGGTTTTGACATTGCCCGGGGTGATGGCGGCCTTGGCCCGCGATGAGGTGGGCTCGTTTCCTTCCCTAAGACCCCATCAAGCGCCGGCTTGGCATATGTTTCTGGTTCAACTGGCGGCCCTCGCCCTGCAAAAGGCGGGGGAAAAGACCGTTCCGACGGTGGAAGAGGACTGGGCGCGTCTTCTGCGCGGCCTGACACCAGGCTTTAAGGCCGATGAGCCCTGGTGTCTGGTGGTCGATGATCCGGGCAAACCCGCCTTTCTTCAGCCGCCGATCCCGCCGGGTCTCCAGCTTGGCAATCCGGTTGCGACCCCGGATGGGCTTGACCTGCTGATCACCTCGCGCAACCACGATTTAAAGCAGTCGGTGGCCTATCGTGGAACGGCCCAGGATTGGGTCTTCGCCTTGATCTCGTTGCAGACCGGAGAGGGCTATGGCGGGGCGGGTAATCAGGGCATCGCCCGGATGAATGGCGGCGCGTCCTCGCGCCCGTTGGTGTCCCTGGCGCCCTTGCCGCCGAAGTCGGAAAAAGCCATGGCCCCCCGGCCGGGGGCTTGGTTTCGCAGGGATGTGGCCGTGCTGCTGGAGACGCGCGAGAGCGAGATGGCACATTACGAGCCTCTCGGGTATCGCGAAACCGGGGGGCTTGGCCTGACATGGCTTGCCCTTTGGCCGGAAGACGAACAGCTTCAAACCAAGGACTTGGATATCTGGTTCATTGAAGTCTGCCGCCGTGTCCGGCTGTCGGAGGAGTCGGGGCGGCTTATCGGCAGAAAGGGAACATCGAAAGCGACGCGGATCAATGCCAAGCCTTTGAAGGGCGCTTTGGGTGACCCCTTCGCCCCTGTCGATAAGGTTGAAAACAAAAGCTTTACCCTTAATGACCGTGATTTTGACTATAGGGTTCTCACCGAACTTATCCTGTCTGGAAATTGGGACCTGCCCCTTTTGGCCCGGCCCGCGTCGTTCGAGCCTGAAGGCGAAACGCTCGCCCTGGTCTGCGCCGCCTTGGCCCGGGGCAATAGCAAGACCTATGGCTTCAAGACGCGCATCCTGCCCGTGGGCGGCAAGATCTCCCGAGCCCTGAGCCTTGGTCCCAAGCGCGCCGAGCTGTACGACCTTGCCAAGGCGCAGATGACGACGATCGAAACCTTCGACAAAGCGCTTGGATTTGCCCTGGCCCTGGCCGCGGTCGGCGGCGAGCGGGAAAAAATTACGACCTTGCCAAGGCGCAGATGACGACGATCGAAACCTTCGACAAAGCGCTTGGATTTGCCCTGGCCCTGGCCGCGGTCGGCGGCGAGCGGGAAAAAATCAAAAAAGAGCATTACGCCTATTCGCGGGACGCCCGGGACGGCTTTGACCGGGTGGCCGATAGCCGCTTTTTCCCCTTTCTGTGGGCCCGGTTCGCTATGCGCGACCAGGGACCAGAGGCGCTGCTGGCGATCGAGATGAACTTCGCCAAGGAGCTGTTTTCGGCGGCCGAGGGCTTTTTCAAAGCGGCGCTTCCCACCATCCCCTGCGCCGGCATTTTCCGCCCCCGCGCCGAAGCCCGGGCGCGATCGGCCTTCACTGGCCGGATCCGGCGCGATTACCCGGACCTCTTCCAGCCCCACCACAAGGATGCGAACGATGCCGCCTGAGGGAGAAAGGTTTGATTATAAGGTCGCGGTCGGCGAGATCGCGGCAAAGATGTGCCGCCTTGGCACCGGGGATCTGGCCCAACTGCGGCGGATGGAGGTTGGGGGGCCGGGATGTTCCGCCTTCTGGCATCTGGCCAGCGCCGGGGGGGTGATCGACGCGGCGCCGATCACGCCGTGGATGCGGATCATCAAAATCATGGCGATTTTGACGCCCAAGGGAGAGCGGGCCAAGGGGATCCCTCTGCACGACGATAGATACCGACTGGGCGGCGTGCTGTGTGATGGCGGCGATCCTGGCTGGAAGGATGCGACGCGGCCCTTTGTATCGGAAACGCGGCTGGCCCGGTTTTTGTCCCAACCGCCAGACCACCATGGCGAGGCCTTGGAGCGCATCGCGCGCGCCCTGGCAAACCGCCGGGTGATCGACCGGGGCCTCAATTGCGCCGATATCGCCGCTTTGCTGCTGTTTCCAGAAAGCAAAACCTCCGCCCAAGCCCTGGCGACCAGCTATTACCGGCGGCTTGATTCCGCTTTACGCACCGACAAGACATAAGGAAGCCGACGAATGACCCCGTCCCGTTTTCTGCAAATCCACAGTTTGCATTCCTATACGGCGGCGCTTTTGAACCGGGATGATTCCGGTCTGGCCAAGCGGCTGACCTATGGCGGATCAAACCGCACCCGCATTTCCTCGCAATGCCTGAAGCGTCACTGGCGGATGGCCGAGCACGACCCCCATGCCCTGCAGACCCTGGGGGGATACGTTGGCTCGTTCCGCTCGCGCGAATTGGTTACGGATCTGGTGATCAAGCCGCTTGAGGGGCGTTATCCCCAGGACATCCTTGATGTCCTGGAGCCGGAGTTTCAGAAACTGGTTTATGGGGACAAGGCGGACAAGGGCAAGAAAAGCCGCCAGACCCTGTTGTTGGGACAGCCCGAACTGGCGTGGCTGGCCCGGCGGGCGGAAGAACTCGCCGCCGGGGCAAACGATGCGAAAGCCTTGCAAAAGGCCGTCGCCGATTGGCGGAAAGACGCGAATTTCAAGGCGATGAGCGAGAACGCGGCGCTGCCCGGCGGTCTTGTCGCCGCCTTGTTCGGCCGCATGGTGACATCCGATCCGGCGGCCAATATCGACGCGCCGGTGCATGTCGCCCATGCCTTCACCGTTCATGCCGAAGAGGCGGAGGGCGATTACTTCACCGCCGTTGATGATCTGAAAAAAGACGAGAGCGATAGCGGCGCCGATACGATCCAGGAAACCGAACTAACCTCGGGCCTGTTCTATGGCTATGTGGTGATCGATCTGCCCGGCCTGATCGGTAATTGCGGCGGTGACAAGGAGATCGCCGCCCAAGTGGTGAATAATCTTGTCTATCTCATCGCCGAAGTTTCCCCGGGCGCCAAGCTGGGCTCCACCGCGCCCTATGGCCGCGCCGATCTGATGCTGATCGAAGCGGGCGACCGCCAGCCCCGCAGTCTGGCGACGGCCTATCGCAAGGCGATCGCCCCTGATCGCGAACAGGCGGTGGCGGCTCTGGACGGCTGTTTGGCCAAGCTTGATGCCACCTATGAGACGGGGGAGGCCCGGCGCTATCTGTCGCTGGCCGAAACGCCCTTGACCGGACCGGCGACCAGCGGCTTGGAAAAGCTGTCGCTCAAGGCCCTGGCGGACTGGACGGCGAGCCGGGTGAAGGAGGCTCCCGATGCCTGAGCATCGCTGGCTGATCGTGCATCTGGAAGCGCCGTTGCTGGCTTTCGGTGGGGTGGCCATCGATAACGTGGGCGTGACCCGCGATTTTCCCGCCGCATCGATGCTGACGGGCTTGTTCGCCAATGCGCTTGGCTGGCGGCGGACCGAGTGGGAGCGCCACCAGCGCCTGCAAGACCGCCTGATCTTCGCCGCCCGCCGCGAGCGCGAAAATCCGACCGGCGTTCTGACCGATACCCAGAACGCGAAATTGTCCAAGACCGAAAGGGGATGGACGACCTGGGGCGAGCCCGAGGGGCGCGATGGGGCCAGTTACGGCGCGCCCCATCGCCGCCGCCGGGATTATCATGGCGATGCCTCGGTCGTCGTGGCTTTGCGGTTGGATGCGGCCGAAGAACCCGCTCTTGACGACCTCGCCGCCGCCTTGGACCGCCCGGCCCGGCCGCTGTTCATCGGACGCAAATCCTGCGTGCCGTCCCGCCCTTTGCGCGGCAAGGAGTTCGTTGTCGCCGCCACCGCCTATCAGGCGCTTCAGGCGCTGCGCTCCGATGGGAACGATCGCCAAAGGGATGGGGCTGCCGCCGAGCGGCGCGCGGTCTGGCCGGTGGGGGAAGGGCCTGTCGACGGGCCGGCGGTTCATCGCATCCATGACCTGCCCGACCTGCGGAACTGGCGCACAGGCCTGCACGGTGGAACGCGCCCGATCGTTGAAGGCGTCGTCGTGGCGCAAGGGGCCGGCCTATGACCCCGCTTTATCTGATCAGCCTGCCTTTGGACATGGTGTCCTTTCATCGCTGGGCCGGCCAGCGCGGCATCGGCACCGATGAAGGGCGCGCCTTGCATCACCTGCTTGGCGAGAGCTTCGGCAAGGGTGTCCTTCAGCCGTTCCGCTTGATGGTGGCGCCCAATGGCGCCACCGGCACGCTTTACGCCTATACCCGCGCCGATAGGACGGCGCTTGTTCAGACGACGCGGGACTTTGGTCTGCCCGACGCCTTGGCCGTTTGCGATCCCGCCCGGCTGGCCGCCAAG
The DNA window shown above is from Rhodospirillum rubrum ATCC 11170 and carries:
- a CDS encoding YbaK/EbsC family protein, which produces MSVPQSALSTANDDLANGPLSNSSVRRVIDALAAGGSNTRVVALTDTARSAQDAAQALGTELGAIVKSLVFVIGDQPVMALVAGDRQADTAALPGCLGLEGRCKRADAEVVRAATGFAIGGVAPLGHPAALPIALDASLGRFPTVFAAAGHPHCVFPTTLDELARLTGGVVDARIAKNP
- a CDS encoding class I SAM-dependent methyltransferase, which translates into the protein MTETQAFFSANRMNWDDRAAIHIRDETQFYGIDALVAGANALTPIEISELGDVGGLRVAHFQCHIGTDTLSVKRMGAAEVVGLDFSPAALGHARDLAKRAGLDAAFVEGSVYDAPSLLGGGFDLVFTSWGTICWLDDLGKWARAIAGVLRVGGRLYFADTHPFALMMEAGENGALRQVFDYETPPESPLIFDDETSYDGSEALIKNARTYEWQHSVSDILNALIQAGISIDFVNEHDALPWEIYKGMEKGPDRLFRMKDGQGKTPLALSIGGTLRQAPAL
- a CDS encoding winged helix-turn-helix transcriptional regulator — encoded protein: MLKLLEGRWKLIILFHLFGGAVLRFSDLERAIPAVSQKMLIQQLRQMERDGIVRRIVHHQVPPKVEYCLTDWGQALCPALDALLSWAALREDRAKSSP
- a CDS encoding nuclear transport factor 2 family protein; protein product: MPIPLPGPVAAYFAADHNDGDLVALCFTENAVVVDERQTHTGRDAIRAWQAEASAKVSYTVDPFAVSEEGGRTVVSGRVAGDFPGSPVDLRYAFVVDGDKIARLEITG
- a CDS encoding SDR family oxidoreductase, translated to MSFDLGLSGARALVTGGTKGIGAAVVGALRDAGVRVVTTARRVPANPADPANPVHCLAADMTTAEGCDAVAKYAIDRLGGVDIIVHVVGGSSAPAGGFAALDDAEWSRALNWNLMPAVRLDRALLPGMIARGAGVIVHITSIQTRLPLPESTTAYAAAKAALASYSKSLSKEVAAKGIRVVRVSPGWVETEAAVAMAERLAEQAGTDYAGGKQIIMKALGGIPLGRPAKPTEVADLVAFVVSPRAGAVTGTEFVIDGGTVPTV
- a CDS encoding CRISPR-associated helicase/endonuclease Cas3 → MRGIGGWALNDVTGSAAEQNQESRKGLYGAPWGKSRDGESHHLAHHCADVAACFEAMAALPGVRSRLERAAGGPLSEVDIARLAVLVFLHDIGKLHPGFQAKAWPEGLWTGPRHGHMREGVEIFQHQAPPDIVRSLHLEKLIEWGVDWNLLFSVLAHHGRPVSMEGGRPPCWRAVAKAGYDPGAASAEVGGLIPRWFAGAFVQDGRPLPSMVGFAHLFCGFVSLADWLGSTRAVFPFKAELDVDYMEKARKKAGAAVAAIGLDPRALQRKAAGRADFATLTGIDTPRPQQQLVGAFPLAEPLVILEAETGSGKTEAALWRFVLLFAAGKVDSLYFALPTRAAAIQLHARVNKAMARVFGADAPEAVLAVPGYLKSGVVGGHALPDWGVRWDDDGGLDESRLLARWAAESAKRHLAATIAVGTVDQAMLAALQVKHAHLRGAALSRSLLVIDEVHASDRYMVEVQTHLLAMHLGHGGQAMLMSATLGSLARTKWLGRKTSPSFEEAVATPYPAVWGKGEVAPRGGIGKGGEKSVAIGLVPSWTAETAAALAIDAARSGARVLVVRNTVRAAISTFDRVRQAGGEDLLLTVAKGPALHHGRFAPEDRALLDGAVEAALSVDQATRTPGGRIVIGTQTLEQSLDIDADFLITDLCPVDVLLQRIGRLHRHALSRPSGFEVPHCRVLMPEQGLEIFLPPFFENGLGGWDERGVLNGIYRDLSVLELTRRLIAAYPEWRIPAMNRFLVESATHPERIEALHRELGRPWETYWANVCGKDIADAGAARNIALPIGTPFADMRYPDPDKEERIRTRLGAEGARILFSGPVCGPFGVEISGVTLPPPWSHGIDGGTVVAPIALDGVLHFQAGGTKFEYGRRGTVRSYRLLEIS
- a CDS encoding CRISPR-associated protein Cse1, producing the protein MVNLLLQPLIDVTPCGVLTLPGVMAALARDEVGSFPSLRPHQAPAWHMFLVQLAALALQKAGEKTVPTVEEDWARLLRGLTPGFKADEPWCLVVDDPGKPAFLQPPIPPGLQLGNPVATPDGLDLLITSRNHDLKQSVAYRGTAQDWVFALISLQTGEGYGGAGNQGIARMNGGASSRPLVSLAPLPPKSEKAMAPRPGAWFRRDVAVLLETRESEMAHYEPLGYRETGGLGLTWLALWPEDEQLQTKDLDIWFIEVCRRVRLSEESGRLIGRKGTSKATRINAKPLKGALGDPFAPVDKVENKSFTLNDRDFDYRVLTELILSGNWDLPLLARPASFEPEGETLALVCAALARGNSKTYGFKTRILPVGGKISRALSLGPKRAELYDLAKAQMTTIETFDKALGFALALAAVGGEREKITTLPRRR
- the cas7e gene encoding type I-E CRISPR-associated protein Cas7/Cse4/CasC, producing MTPSRFLQIHSLHSYTAALLNRDDSGLAKRLTYGGSNRTRISSQCLKRHWRMAEHDPHALQTLGGYVGSFRSRELVTDLVIKPLEGRYPQDILDVLEPEFQKLVYGDKADKGKKSRQTLLLGQPELAWLARRAEELAAGANDAKALQKAVADWRKDANFKAMSENAALPGGLVAALFGRMVTSDPAANIDAPVHVAHAFTVHAEEAEGDYFTAVDDLKKDESDSGADTIQETELTSGLFYGYVVIDLPGLIGNCGGDKEIAAQVVNNLVYLIAEVSPGAKLGSTAPYGRADLMLIEAGDRQPRSLATAYRKAIAPDREQAVAALDGCLAKLDATYETGEARRYLSLAETPLTGPATSGLEKLSLKALADWTASRVKEAPDA
- the cas5e gene encoding type I-E CRISPR-associated protein Cas5/CasD — encoded protein: MPEHRWLIVHLEAPLLAFGGVAIDNVGVTRDFPAASMLTGLFANALGWRRTEWERHQRLQDRLIFAARRERENPTGVLTDTQNAKLSKTERGWTTWGEPEGRDGASYGAPHRRRRDYHGDASVVVALRLDAAEEPALDDLAAALDRPARPLFIGRKSCVPSRPLRGKEFVVAATAYQALQALRSDGNDRQRDGAAAERRAVWPVGEGPVDGPAVHRIHDLPDLRNWRTGLHGGTRPIVEGVVVAQGAGL